One window from the genome of Pyrobaculum ferrireducens encodes:
- a CDS encoding S8 family peptidase: MSSKVVVLVAIVLLVVFAHAARIVVGYVDAPPTKELAELNKTGEVKMLKHLKEIKAVVLNVPDHKVKELKDKLKNARYVEEDGVARAVGFGDYADVQWNVKMVNAPLVWDNYFTTLRDAAFGYGVTVAVLDTGIDYKHPELYGKVVYCIYTVGTRLYKGTDLRNCADRNGHGTHVAGIIAASLDNTGVAGVAPKVRLMAVKVLSDSGSGYYSDIAEGIIESVKAGAKILSMSLGGSADSSVLRDASYWAYQQGAVQVAAAGNSGDGNPATDNVAYPARYSWVIAVAAVDQNYATPTWSSDGPEVDVAAPGVNILSTYPGGRYAYMSGTSMATPHVTGVVALIQALRLAAGKPMLTPDEVYQVITSTARDIGPPGFDVFTGYGLVDAYAAATAALSR; this comes from the coding sequence ATGTCGTCTAAAGTAGTGGTGCTCGTGGCGATAGTGTTGCTGGTGGTCTTCGCCCACGCCGCCCGGATAGTAGTTGGATACGTCGACGCGCCCCCCACTAAGGAATTGGCAGAGCTTAACAAGACGGGGGAGGTGAAGATGCTCAAGCACCTAAAGGAGATAAAGGCGGTTGTGCTCAACGTGCCCGATCACAAAGTCAAGGAGCTTAAAGACAAGCTGAAAAACGCGAGGTACGTAGAGGAGGACGGCGTCGCGCGTGCAGTGGGCTTCGGCGACTATGCAGACGTTCAGTGGAACGTCAAGATGGTCAACGCCCCCTTGGTGTGGGACAACTACTTCACCACGCTTAGAGACGCGGCGTTTGGCTACGGCGTAACCGTGGCGGTTCTGGACACGGGAATCGACTACAAACACCCCGAGCTGTACGGCAAGGTGGTGTACTGTATCTACACGGTAGGTACAAGGCTGTACAAAGGCACGGATCTAAGGAACTGCGCCGATAGAAATGGACACGGCACCCATGTGGCGGGCATAATCGCCGCCTCGCTGGACAACACAGGCGTGGCAGGCGTGGCGCCGAAGGTGAGGTTAATGGCTGTGAAAGTCCTCAGCGACTCGGGCTCGGGCTACTACAGCGATATAGCTGAGGGCATAATCGAGTCTGTAAAGGCCGGCGCGAAGATACTCTCCATGTCTCTCGGCGGCTCGGCGGACTCCTCAGTGCTGAGGGACGCCTCGTACTGGGCGTATCAGCAAGGCGCGGTGCAGGTGGCCGCCGCCGGAAACTCAGGCGACGGCAACCCCGCCACAGACAACGTCGCGTACCCCGCTAGGTACAGCTGGGTCATAGCGGTAGCCGCCGTGGATCAGAACTACGCCACGCCCACGTGGAGTAGCGACGGTCCTGAGGTAGACGTGGCGGCCCCCGGCGTGAACATACTATCTACCTACCCCGGCGGGAGATATGCCTACATGTCTGGCACCTCCATGGCTACGCCGCATGTAACAGGTGTCGTGGCGTTGATACAGGCGCTGAGGCTAGCCGCGGGGAAGCCCATGCTCACCCCAGACGAGGTCTACCAAGTAATCACCTCCACAGCCAGAGACATCGGGCCGCCCGGCTTTGACGTCTTCACGGGATACGGGCTGGTAGACGCCTACGCCGCCGCCACCGCCGCACTCAGCCGCTGA
- a CDS encoding 3-isopropylmalate dehydratase large subunit, which yields MPTWTEYIFYKKIGRVPSPGDVVEVVPDLVGFHDLTGYHVLEVLEHMGKVEVFDKGRVVVAFDHLSPAPNQRAAEIMVYIRKHVKSLGLPNFYDVGGGILHQIILEKYALPEQVIFAADSHTNTAGAVGAFAHGMGATDIAAALKLGKTWLVVPTPFRVDVAGEFPPGVVGKDVALHLLAQFGAEGFNGYSVEVFVEKPKAFPMDDRATVANMSTEMGADALMFIPDSVTASYLKTERGVDYTPPSIEPGKYADKYTVELGRLEPLVAAPYSVDNVKSVREVEGVEVDQVFIGSCTNGRLSDVEIAAKILKGRRVKTRCIAIPASYEIFRRAMKLGYIDVLTEAGCVVTYGTCGPCLGGHFGVAGPGEVVVTTSNRNFKGRVGHPDSKVYLANPAVAAAAAAEGKIVDPRPYLRS from the coding sequence ATGCCAACCTGGACCGAGTACATATTCTACAAAAAAATTGGCCGCGTCCCCTCGCCAGGTGACGTCGTCGAGGTGGTGCCGGACCTCGTGGGGTTCCACGACTTGACTGGCTACCACGTTCTCGAAGTCCTGGAACACATGGGGAAGGTGGAGGTCTTCGATAAGGGCCGCGTAGTGGTGGCCTTTGACCACCTCTCGCCGGCGCCTAACCAGAGGGCGGCGGAGATCATGGTCTACATAAGAAAGCACGTCAAGTCGCTGGGCCTACCCAACTTCTACGACGTGGGGGGCGGCATACTCCACCAGATAATACTGGAGAAGTACGCGCTTCCGGAGCAGGTGATCTTCGCCGCCGACAGCCACACCAACACCGCCGGCGCCGTGGGCGCCTTCGCCCACGGCATGGGGGCCACGGACATAGCCGCCGCGCTGAAGCTCGGCAAGACTTGGCTCGTGGTCCCCACGCCTTTTAGAGTAGACGTGGCTGGGGAGTTCCCCCCGGGCGTGGTGGGGAAGGACGTGGCTCTGCACCTACTGGCCCAGTTCGGGGCGGAGGGCTTCAACGGGTACTCGGTAGAGGTGTTTGTAGAGAAGCCAAAGGCCTTCCCAATGGACGACAGGGCGACCGTGGCCAACATGTCCACTGAGATGGGCGCCGACGCCTTGATGTTCATCCCAGACTCAGTCACCGCCAGCTATCTGAAGACGGAGAGAGGAGTGGACTACACCCCGCCCAGCATAGAGCCCGGCAAATACGCCGACAAGTACACGGTGGAGCTCGGGAGGCTTGAGCCGCTGGTGGCCGCGCCATACAGCGTAGACAACGTAAAATCCGTGAGGGAGGTGGAGGGCGTGGAGGTGGACCAGGTGTTTATAGGTAGTTGCACCAACGGGCGGCTCAGCGACGTGGAGATTGCAGCCAAGATTCTGAAGGGCCGTCGGGTGAAGACCAGATGCATAGCCATACCCGCCAGCTACGAGATATTCAGGAGGGCTATGAAGCTCGGCTACATAGACGTCTTGACAGAGGCAGGTTGCGTAGTAACCTACGGCACTTGCGGCCCCTGCCTCGGCGGACACTTCGGCGTCGCCGGGCCTGGCGAGGTAGTGGTGACGACGAGTAATAGAAACTTCAAGGGGAGGGTGGGCCACCCCGACTCTAAGGTATATCTAGCAAACCCCGCCGTCGCCGCCGCCGCGGCCGCCGAGGGGAAGATAGTAGATCCAAGACCGTACCTCAGAAGTTGA
- the argF gene encoding ornithine carbamoyltransferase — translation MRHLLTLMEFAPHEVEYLLRLSRDFKTRYLAGEVYTPLFPGRIVLLYFEKHSTRTRLSLTAAAAQLGMQAVYTTPSELQLARGETIADTMRVVSRYAAAVAARVYRHETLEEMARHSSIPVINALSDRHHPLQALADALTLWERAGRLHHVKVAFVGDVSNNVATSLAVVGAKLGWEVRLVGPKQLWNQKLVDELAEDLSKTGGRIYFTDSINEVADVDGVYTDVWVSMGFEKEAEERKRLLKPYQVNQRVMDIAGRRAVFLHCLPAHRGEEVTDEVIDGPQSAVWDQAENRMHTAKAVFAYLLK, via the coding sequence ATGAGGCACCTCCTGACGCTTATGGAGTTCGCCCCGCATGAGGTGGAGTACCTACTACGCCTCTCGAGAGATTTCAAGACGCGGTATCTGGCTGGGGAGGTCTACACGCCTCTGTTTCCAGGGAGAATTGTACTGCTCTATTTTGAGAAGCACAGCACGAGGACCCGCCTGTCTCTCACCGCGGCGGCGGCTCAGCTGGGGATGCAGGCGGTGTACACCACGCCGAGCGAGCTCCAGCTGGCGAGGGGGGAGACCATCGCAGACACCATGAGGGTTGTGTCGAGGTACGCCGCGGCCGTCGCCGCCCGGGTATATAGACACGAGACTCTTGAGGAGATGGCTCGCCACAGCTCTATACCGGTGATAAACGCGCTGTCCGACAGACACCACCCACTCCAAGCCCTGGCAGACGCCTTGACGCTGTGGGAGAGAGCCGGCCGGCTCCACCACGTCAAGGTGGCTTTTGTAGGCGACGTCTCTAACAACGTAGCCACGAGCCTCGCGGTTGTAGGCGCCAAGCTGGGCTGGGAGGTGAGGCTGGTGGGGCCGAAGCAACTGTGGAACCAGAAGCTGGTGGACGAACTCGCCGAGGACCTCTCCAAGACCGGGGGCAGGATCTACTTCACAGACTCGATAAACGAGGTGGCCGATGTGGACGGGGTCTACACAGACGTCTGGGTCTCCATGGGCTTTGAGAAGGAGGCGGAGGAGAGGAAGCGCCTTCTGAAGCCCTACCAGGTCAACCAGAGGGTGATGGATATCGCGGGGAGGAGGGCCGTCTTCCTACACTGCCTACCGGCCCACAGAGGCGAGGAGGTAACAGACGAGGTCATCGACGGCCCCCAGTCAGCCGTCTGGGACCAGGCGGAGAACAGGATGCACACGGCAAAGGCCGTCTTCGCCTACCTCCTAAAATAA
- the lysS gene encoding homocitrate synthase produces the protein MDFAIYAPGERRVKILDSTLREGEQTPGVVFSEEWRVRIAKALSDIGVGMIEVGDPNVAPDIKSAIKRIVQLKKEGVIQSEIVVHSRAVKQDLETAASLEPDRVAVFYGVSDIHLKYKHRKTREEALSIIADMVSLVKAHGVSVRFTAEDASRADLDYLIQVVKIARDAGADRVSIADTVGVFTPERAREYFSKVKAAVPDVGLDIHAHNDFGMAVANSLAAVEGGADVVHTTVNGLGERAGITPLQVFAAAYYYHKGVKLVKLEKLPEITAMVEAATGITLMPTFPVSGENAFTHKAGVHQAGVLSNPETYEPIPPEVVGRARDFSLDKYSGRKAVQHRLERLGISVPPDVVDKVVEEVKRSNVPRLRDEDLLEILERVTNMKFKAIVNRHIEAFVWLKVANNVYTTSVARRVAALKNVVSVSEITGDYDVVVKVVAENAEELNRVIENIREIKGVAATLTSLVLKELPVNSHTI, from the coding sequence GTGGATTTCGCCATTTATGCACCAGGGGAAAGAAGGGTCAAGATCCTCGACTCCACTCTGAGAGAGGGCGAGCAAACGCCGGGCGTCGTATTTTCAGAAGAGTGGCGTGTTAGAATCGCCAAGGCGCTGTCCGACATCGGCGTTGGAATGATCGAGGTGGGGGATCCCAACGTCGCCCCCGACATTAAATCCGCCATTAAGAGGATTGTCCAGCTGAAGAAGGAGGGGGTCATCCAGAGCGAGATTGTGGTGCACAGCCGGGCGGTTAAGCAGGATTTGGAGACGGCGGCGTCGCTGGAGCCCGACCGGGTGGCGGTGTTCTACGGCGTGAGCGACATCCACCTGAAGTACAAGCACCGGAAGACGAGAGAGGAGGCCCTCTCAATAATCGCAGACATGGTGTCCCTGGTGAAGGCCCACGGAGTGTCTGTGAGGTTCACGGCGGAGGACGCGTCTAGGGCTGACCTAGACTACCTTATACAGGTGGTGAAGATCGCCCGGGACGCCGGGGCCGACAGGGTGAGCATAGCAGACACCGTGGGCGTGTTCACGCCGGAGAGGGCGCGGGAGTACTTCTCCAAGGTGAAGGCCGCGGTGCCCGACGTGGGGTTAGACATACACGCCCACAACGACTTCGGCATGGCTGTGGCCAACAGCCTCGCGGCGGTCGAGGGCGGGGCCGACGTGGTGCACACCACAGTCAACGGCCTTGGGGAGAGGGCGGGCATAACGCCTCTGCAGGTCTTCGCCGCCGCCTATTACTACCACAAGGGGGTCAAGCTGGTGAAGCTTGAAAAGCTACCGGAGATCACCGCCATGGTCGAGGCGGCCACCGGCATCACGCTGATGCCCACCTTCCCCGTGTCTGGGGAAAACGCCTTTACCCACAAGGCGGGGGTGCACCAGGCAGGTGTGCTGTCCAACCCGGAGACCTACGAGCCCATCCCGCCGGAGGTCGTCGGGAGGGCTAGAGACTTCTCCCTGGATAAGTACAGCGGGAGGAAGGCAGTCCAGCACCGCCTGGAGAGGCTGGGCATCTCCGTGCCGCCGGATGTCGTCGACAAGGTTGTGGAGGAGGTAAAGAGGAGCAACGTGCCCAGACTTAGAGACGAGGACCTCCTGGAGATTCTGGAGAGGGTCACAAATATGAAGTTCAAGGCCATTGTAAATAGACACATAGAGGCCTTCGTCTGGCTGAAGGTGGCGAACAACGTCTACACCACGTCAGTGGCTAGGCGGGTCGCCGCGTTGAAAAATGTGGTGTCTGTATCTGAGATCACCGGCGACTACGACGTGGTGGTGAAGGTTGTCGCCGAAAACGCGGAGGAGCTAAACCGCGTGATTGAAAACATAAGAGAGATCAAGGGCGTGGCGGCGACGCTGACAAGCCTAGTTCTAAAAGAGCTACCTGTCAACTCCCATACTATATAG
- a CDS encoding phosphoadenosine phosphosulfate reductase family protein, which produces MPLWWCEDLNIPVLDPKRAADRCNGFIEVRLTQPADPRPAFPADIAITREAVANELGDWELAEVLVPGDEVVLLNKIPGYADQADEVVVRGRLIGHRFYDVLEGRWRFRPLYEGVATALDMRRGYWAVVDMADLPEGYDIHPERVVEGRLPEEKFRHVAVATADGRTHGVAKLFRGRRLHVVKSWRARKPLPPGRPSSLAEAAEFNREYIEAKAAEAVEFIKSVAAKYRKPVVVSYSGGKDSLVALDLTARSGVAFLIYFNDTGLEPPETYENLKVVAERYGVEVVTGSAGTRFWEAMERFGPPARDYRWCCKVIKLGPTAEALKSRFPEGYISVVGQRGAESLQRARLPRVSPSRWAAGSIVAAPLQDWTALEVWLYIFLHKLPYNKAYEKGFDRLGCVVCPANELAELELVKRSYPEVYDKMEKALRRQYSEEEIRWGLWRWRGRVPGDMARWVKNYEGKPLPVRIEGGGGALKIHIDGEPNMETLGELLKMMGRVEGTAVHTKKGVVKLERLGRLWLIHGVDRKTALDAAGLLVRSAICGDCDLCVRWCPTGALRRTGPGRSFKVDESKCIGCLMCSAACPAAQYLVYRNEA; this is translated from the coding sequence GTGCCTCTCTGGTGGTGCGAGGATTTAAACATCCCGGTGCTGGACCCCAAGAGGGCGGCGGATAGATGCAACGGCTTTATAGAAGTTAGGCTGACCCAACCGGCCGACCCGAGGCCGGCTTTCCCCGCGGATATAGCCATTACGAGAGAGGCAGTGGCCAACGAGCTGGGGGACTGGGAGCTCGCGGAGGTTCTGGTGCCCGGAGACGAGGTGGTTCTCTTAAACAAGATACCTGGCTACGCCGATCAGGCCGACGAGGTGGTGGTGAGGGGGAGGCTCATCGGCCACAGGTTTTACGACGTGTTGGAGGGCCGGTGGAGGTTCAGACCGCTGTACGAGGGGGTGGCCACGGCTCTAGACATGAGGAGGGGGTACTGGGCTGTTGTCGACATGGCTGATCTCCCGGAGGGATACGACATACATCCGGAGAGGGTGGTGGAGGGGCGCCTGCCGGAGGAAAAGTTTAGACATGTGGCGGTGGCCACCGCCGACGGCAGGACGCACGGCGTCGCGAAGCTCTTCCGGGGGAGGCGGCTCCACGTGGTCAAGTCGTGGCGGGCCAGGAAGCCGCTTCCGCCGGGGAGGCCCTCTTCTCTAGCCGAGGCCGCGGAGTTCAACCGAGAGTATATAGAGGCGAAGGCGGCTGAGGCTGTGGAGTTTATAAAATCCGTCGCGGCGAAGTACAGAAAGCCGGTGGTCGTCTCCTACTCCGGCGGGAAAGACAGCCTAGTCGCGCTTGACTTGACGGCGAGGAGCGGGGTGGCTTTCCTCATCTACTTCAACGACACGGGGCTGGAGCCCCCCGAGACTTATGAAAACTTGAAGGTGGTGGCCGAGAGATACGGCGTCGAGGTCGTCACCGGGTCGGCGGGAACGCGGTTCTGGGAGGCCATGGAGAGGTTCGGCCCGCCCGCGCGGGACTACAGGTGGTGTTGCAAGGTTATTAAGCTGGGGCCCACGGCTGAGGCTCTCAAGTCGAGGTTCCCCGAGGGCTACATCAGCGTGGTTGGGCAGAGGGGGGCCGAGTCTCTCCAGAGGGCCAGGCTCCCCAGGGTGTCTCCAAGTAGGTGGGCCGCCGGCTCCATAGTGGCGGCGCCTCTGCAGGACTGGACGGCGCTGGAGGTGTGGCTCTACATATTCCTCCACAAGCTTCCGTACAACAAGGCGTATGAGAAAGGCTTCGACAGGCTGGGATGCGTGGTGTGCCCCGCGAACGAGCTGGCCGAGCTGGAGCTTGTGAAGAGGAGCTACCCAGAGGTTTACGACAAGATGGAGAAGGCGCTTAGGAGGCAGTACAGCGAGGAGGAGATCCGGTGGGGGCTCTGGAGGTGGCGGGGGAGGGTGCCGGGGGACATGGCCAGGTGGGTTAAGAACTACGAGGGCAAGCCGTTGCCCGTCAGAATAGAGGGCGGCGGCGGGGCGTTGAAAATACATATCGACGGCGAGCCGAATATGGAGACGCTGGGGGAGTTGCTGAAGATGATGGGGAGGGTTGAGGGCACGGCGGTCCACACAAAGAAGGGCGTCGTCAAGCTGGAGAGACTGGGGAGGCTGTGGCTTATCCACGGCGTCGACAGAAAAACCGCGCTGGACGCCGCCGGCCTACTCGTGAGGTCTGCCATATGCGGCGACTGCGACCTCTGCGTGAGGTGGTGCCCCACCGGCGCCTTGAGGAGGACAGGCCCCGGCAGATCCTTCAAGGTGGACGAGAGCAAGTGCATCGGCTGTCTTATGTGTAGCGCCGCGTGCCCCGCCGCCCAGTACCTCGTCTATAGAAATGAGGCCTAG
- a CDS encoding archaemetzincin family Zn-dependent metalloprotease, which translates to MRPRLVVAAPPGVGPLEVPEFDVEWRAAEIPYTKFIEPARGQCRADKLVAALSSGVAEPTVYVVDCDGYYPGLNFVFGLAAPALKTAAVFTARLRGPRFEERLVKEITHEAGHLYGLGHCQNPRCVMHFSNSLLDTDYKSPFFCDNCRRRLLRSLR; encoded by the coding sequence ATGAGGCCTAGGCTAGTGGTGGCGGCCCCCCCAGGCGTGGGGCCGCTGGAGGTGCCCGAATTCGACGTGGAGTGGCGCGCCGCGGAGATCCCATATACGAAGTTTATAGAGCCCGCGAGGGGCCAGTGCAGAGCAGATAAACTCGTCGCCGCCCTGTCCAGCGGCGTCGCGGAGCCCACCGTCTACGTCGTGGACTGCGACGGCTACTACCCGGGGCTGAACTTCGTCTTTGGCCTCGCGGCGCCCGCCCTTAAGACGGCCGCCGTCTTCACGGCCAGACTCAGAGGGCCCCGGTTCGAGGAGAGGCTAGTAAAAGAAATTACACACGAGGCAGGACACCTATACGGCCTCGGCCACTGTCAAAACCCCAGATGCGTAATGCACTTCAGCAACTCGTTGCTTGACACAGATTACAAATCTCCTTTCTTCTGTGATAATTGTAGAAGACGTCTACTGAGGTCTCTTAGGTAA
- a CDS encoding PaRep2b protein, with amino-acid sequence MLKEVKSDEQIYSKVEKMADMARAERVGALVEGFTAEGGRPRARLVVEADGAAAEYPISLGEHNAVRLRLDTTNREEAERRAAVLRATGVRAEVGKYYHKSLGRDMWYINVSTNALAAESVHEAVRKAVAEFLLWCREVGVLAEDAYRRLAAKFERGMPEWGEVKFSVKLTEDGAVVVQYRPNDPQSFSKVVEFLRGLGMRDRCEGDWCIVHFTAREPEGGRPGYVRITVDGLKYIGWLALHGDGEAREKAQRLKEMLLREAEAKGVEVRRRL; translated from the coding sequence ATGCTTAAAGAGGTGAAGAGCGATGAACAGATTTATTCAAAGGTTGAGAAGATGGCCGACATGGCGAGGGCGGAGAGGGTAGGAGCGCTGGTGGAGGGATTCACCGCAGAGGGCGGGAGGCCAAGGGCTAGGCTGGTTGTCGAGGCGGACGGCGCGGCGGCGGAGTATCCGATAAGCCTAGGTGAACACAACGCAGTAAGGCTTCGCCTCGACACCACCAACCGCGAGGAGGCCGAGCGGAGGGCGGCGGTGCTTAGGGCTACTGGGGTGAGGGCTGAGGTAGGTAAATACTACCACAAATCGCTAGGCCGCGACATGTGGTACATAAACGTCTCAACAAACGCCCTAGCCGCCGAGTCTGTGCACGAGGCGGTTAGAAAGGCTGTGGCTGAGTTCCTTCTGTGGTGCAGAGAGGTGGGCGTGTTGGCGGAAGACGCCTACAGACGCCTAGCCGCGAAGTTTGAGAGGGGCATGCCGGAGTGGGGAGAGGTAAAGTTCTCCGTAAAGCTGACAGAAGACGGCGCCGTGGTAGTACAATATAGACCCAACGACCCCCAGTCCTTCAGCAAGGTGGTGGAGTTTCTGCGGGGGCTGGGCATGCGGGATAGATGCGAAGGCGACTGGTGCATAGTACACTTCACCGCTAGGGAGCCGGAGGGGGGCAGGCCGGGCTACGTACGCATTACCGTAGACGGCCTTAAGTACATCGGGTGGCTCGCCCTACACGGAGATGGCGAGGCGAGGGAGAAGGCCCAGCGGCTGAAAGAAATGCTCCTAAGAGAAGCCGAGGCGAAGGGTGTGGAGGTGCGTAGGCGGCTATAA
- a CDS encoding 3-isopropylmalate dehydratase small subunit — MKIRGRAITYGDKIDTDVIIPAKYLVYTDPAVLGQHAMEPLDPEFPKKAKGAVLVAGKAFGMGSSREQAAIALKGAGVLAVVAESFARIFFRNAVNVGLPVLQAPGIRQRVREGDELEVDVESGTVKNLTTGEDVVGKPLRGLPLEILKAGGLLSYLKRPQ, encoded by the coding sequence ATGAAGATTAGAGGGAGGGCAATTACATACGGCGACAAAATCGACACAGATGTCATTATCCCTGCTAAATATCTCGTGTACACAGACCCAGCCGTGCTGGGCCAACACGCCATGGAGCCACTCGACCCAGAGTTCCCCAAGAAAGCGAAAGGCGCGGTCTTGGTAGCCGGCAAGGCGTTCGGCATGGGCTCATCGCGGGAACAAGCTGCCATCGCCCTAAAGGGCGCCGGGGTGCTGGCCGTGGTGGCGGAGAGCTTCGCCAGGATATTCTTCCGAAACGCCGTCAACGTGGGGCTCCCAGTCCTCCAAGCGCCCGGAATAAGGCAGAGGGTCAGGGAGGGAGACGAGCTAGAGGTCGATGTGGAAAGCGGGACTGTGAAGAACCTGACGACGGGCGAGGATGTAGTGGGCAAACCGCTGAGAGGCCTGCCTCTTGAGATACTGAAAGCAGGGGGACTCCTCAGCTATCTAAAGAGACCTCAGTAG
- a CDS encoding homocitrate synthase family protein: protein MDADLGTYGFGARTIRIFDTTLRDGEQMPGVALSPGEKLQIALALDEAGVDMIEAGFAAVSRDEKMAIRQISKEVSTAKVVSLARMSKADVDAALDADVDMVHVFIATSDIHLKYKLGISREEALRRIEEVVSYAKSHGVEVLFSAEDATRSDLEYLAEAYRRAVEAGADEINVPDTVGVMTPSRMAYLVRYLKERLPPVPMHVHCHDDFGMAVANTVTAIENGADVAQVVVNNFGERAGNAALEEVVAAVHYLLGLRTNVKLEKLYGLSQLVSKLFGVPVPPNKAVVGENAFSHEAGIHVHGVLNNPFTYEPMRPEDVGNKRRIVLGKHSGRHSVAWALKNMGVEPSDELVDYVLDAVKELAVRKVRVDEVVLRELVNRYNRGVSATHAV, encoded by the coding sequence ATAGATGCAGATTTAGGCACATATGGCTTCGGGGCTCGTACAATAAGGATCTTCGATACAACTCTGAGAGACGGCGAGCAGATGCCCGGCGTCGCCTTATCCCCCGGCGAGAAGCTCCAGATCGCCTTGGCGCTGGACGAGGCTGGTGTGGATATGATTGAGGCGGGCTTCGCCGCCGTTTCGAGAGACGAGAAGATGGCGATTAGGCAGATCTCTAAGGAGGTTTCCACCGCAAAGGTAGTCAGCCTAGCCAGGATGTCTAAAGCCGACGTGGACGCCGCGTTGGATGCCGACGTGGACATGGTCCACGTATTTATCGCGACTTCCGACATCCATCTGAAGTACAAGCTAGGCATCTCCAGGGAGGAGGCTCTTAGGAGGATAGAGGAGGTGGTGTCCTATGCGAAGTCCCACGGCGTGGAGGTCTTGTTCAGCGCGGAGGACGCGACGAGGAGCGACTTGGAGTACCTGGCGGAGGCTTATAGGAGGGCCGTTGAGGCGGGGGCTGACGAGATAAACGTGCCCGACACCGTGGGGGTCATGACCCCCAGCAGAATGGCCTACTTGGTGAGGTACCTAAAGGAGCGTCTGCCTCCTGTGCCTATGCACGTGCACTGCCACGACGACTTCGGCATGGCTGTGGCCAACACGGTCACCGCCATTGAAAACGGCGCGGACGTGGCGCAGGTTGTGGTTAACAACTTCGGCGAGAGGGCGGGCAACGCGGCGCTGGAGGAGGTGGTGGCGGCGGTGCACTACCTCCTGGGCTTGAGAACTAACGTAAAGCTTGAGAAGCTGTACGGGCTGTCTCAGCTGGTTTCTAAGCTGTTCGGCGTGCCGGTCCCGCCTAACAAGGCGGTGGTGGGGGAAAACGCCTTTAGCCACGAGGCGGGCATCCACGTACACGGGGTGCTGAACAACCCCTTCACCTACGAGCCCATGAGGCCCGAAGACGTTGGCAATAAAAGGAGGATTGTGCTGGGCAAGCACTCGGGCCGGCACTCAGTGGCGTGGGCGTTGAAGAACATGGGCGTGGAGCCGAGCGACGAGCTGGTGGACTACGTGCTGGACGCCGTCAAGGAGCTGGCTGTGAGGAAGGTCAGAGTCGACGAGGTGGTGCTTAGGGAACTCGTGAATAGATATAACCGGGGAGTTTCAGCGACTCATGCCGTATAG
- a CDS encoding isocitrate/isopropylmalate dehydrogenase family protein → MPYRLLVIPGDGIGPEVVEAAMHVIRAAASRYGVEFEIKTGEAGDVALRKYGAAMPQDVLKLADAADVIFKGPIGESAYDVTSLIRMRYTLYANIRPVKNLPGVPAVKDIDCVFVRENVEDVYVGAEYKVGGVAIALKVITEQGTRRVARVARRYAEARRRKVTVVHKANVLRITDGFFRDVALEELKGLEVDQMYVDAAAMELVRNPARFDVVLTTNQYGDILTDLAAQVAGGIGLAPSGNIGDYKAMFEPVHGAAFDIAGRGVANPIATILSAALMFEWLGRRDAAEAIRRAVEKSLEAGIKTPDIGGRSSTIEVGKYIASIL, encoded by the coding sequence ATGCCGTATAGACTACTGGTAATCCCCGGCGACGGCATCGGGCCGGAGGTTGTGGAGGCGGCTATGCATGTCATAAGGGCCGCGGCGTCTAGATACGGCGTTGAGTTTGAGATAAAGACGGGAGAGGCTGGCGACGTTGCTTTGAGGAAATACGGCGCCGCGATGCCGCAGGATGTTTTGAAACTCGCCGACGCCGCCGACGTCATTTTTAAAGGCCCTATCGGCGAATCTGCCTACGACGTGACTTCGCTAATTAGGATGCGGTACACCCTTTACGCAAATATCAGGCCGGTGAAGAACCTGCCCGGCGTGCCTGCGGTCAAGGATATAGACTGCGTGTTCGTCAGAGAGAACGTGGAGGACGTGTATGTAGGCGCCGAGTATAAAGTGGGGGGCGTCGCCATTGCGCTTAAGGTCATTACCGAACAAGGCACGAGGCGCGTGGCGAGGGTGGCGAGGCGCTACGCCGAGGCGCGGCGGCGGAAGGTGACTGTCGTCCACAAGGCCAACGTGCTGAGGATCACAGACGGCTTTTTTAGAGACGTGGCGCTGGAGGAGCTGAAGGGGCTTGAAGTTGACCAGATGTACGTCGACGCGGCGGCTATGGAGCTTGTGAGGAACCCCGCGAGGTTCGACGTGGTTTTGACGACCAACCAGTACGGCGATATATTAACCGACCTCGCGGCGCAGGTGGCCGGGGGGATAGGCCTAGCGCCGAGCGGCAACATCGGCGACTATAAGGCCATGTTCGAGCCTGTGCACGGGGCGGCCTTCGACATCGCCGGCAGGGGGGTGGCCAACCCCATCGCCACAATACTCTCAGCCGCCTTGATGTTTGAATGGCTTGGGAGGAGAGACGCCGCCGAAGCCATAAGAAGAGCTGTTGAGAAAAGTTTAGAGGCTGGTATAAAAACTCCAGATATTGGTGGCAGAAGCTCAACAATAGAAGTAGGGAAGTATATTGCATCAATTCTATAG